From the genome of Xiphophorus couchianus chromosome 15, X_couchianus-1.0, whole genome shotgun sequence:
CACAGCTTAATTGCTACGTAACTTTTAATAGACTGATGGATGTAATTGACTTTGTGTCTCAGATCGGAACATCATGGTATCTGTCAGCCTGCTTAATGTCGTCTGCCTGGTTCTATTTATtcgatttcttttatttttttattctacgGGTCTGGCAGTGAAtttgaaatctaaaaatgtgaATTGAAAAAAACTCTTATTAcaagtcataattttaaaagaaaggcagtttttttcccttttacatATTGTTTTGGACTGCTTTTCCCCGTTAGTTAAAAAGGCATGATTTGAAAACTTTCTGTAACTACTCAGGCTAACTTTGTCTGAAAATAAGTTATTTGATGTGAAACTACAAGAGAAAACTGTAAAggaagaaatacttttttttttttttttttacaacattgcattgaattaaaatatattctatGCGATAGCTGACAGTTTGAATAGTGTGTAGTGTGATAAATGCTGAAATAGAATAATTTGGTAATTGTGTATCCagcaatttatttcaaacagaacaGAGTACTGCACATGATTGCATCAGCAAGAGTTTATGCATAGACTTTCACTCTAAAAATAatatacacacatttttattaacctCTCCACATTTTCATAAGTActtattctgacttttttttctcaagttttacaagatgttttgtatttgacttttttatatctttctttcgTTGATCTGAGAAAAGGGTCTGATGCCAAGGCAAAACTGCACTGTACACTACAAGACAGTCCACTGTCAACACTATGGCTGCATTCTGGATGTATGAGCACAGGGATgggaaccaaaaaaaaaggaacaaagttTACAAATACAGATGGATTCCAATAGCAGCAAATTCAAACAGAGAAAGAGGGAACAGGGTAACAAggaatttagaaatgttttgaaagacAAGTTAGATCAAACATTGTGCAAGTTACAAACCATCTTCGGTAAAGGTGTTTTGgggggaagaaaatccagaaaattcAATTCACTTTATTTGAAACTACGTATGGCACAATCCAGCAGTCAATTTAACTGGGTTTGGGTGGGTTTACTCTCCAATTACACTCATGCTGTGTCCCAAACTGTCTAAATAACTCGTAATTTTAACAGTTCAAAAGCTCCAGCGGGCAGTGCAGACTATTCGCTTTTTCCAATCGGGGACACAGTCCAGTGTGGGGGACACAATCCTCAGGCCCAAGATTTTGAGGAGACAAATCTGTCATTAGGAGGGCTTTTTAGGAAGTCGAGGGCGCCGCTGATGCGTCACGTGACTACATGTTCTTGTACATAGAGCGATCTCTTGGAAGCTGTGGCTGATTCGCTGTCAGCTTGAGGTGGAAGTGGTAGATGGTGAGCGTGATGATGATTATTAGACCAAGAATGAGGCCCAGGATTAGGGGGAGGATCTCCTCTAGGTGCTCCCGCTGGTCTGTGATACACTGGTAAGCtgaaaagagaggaaaacacaggATCAAAATGTAGCGGTGGCAATATCTATAGACGTCTAGTGCTTTGAAAGCTTATTTGGATTTCCTGTGTGAGGGCTAGAGTTGGGTCAGGTtttggtttctgtgttttttcacaaattagtctgaattgtaatttttaaaaattggtatTGACAGATTGCATCCCTATAAATTATTCAGAGAATTCAAGTCTCTTTTAGTTGAACCAAACTGTTAAGACATAAGGCTTGGTAGTTAAAGGATGCTTAATCTCTGCTATATTGGCCAAAGTATTTTCATAGTACTTGaacttttctattttgtcatgttacaaccaatgacttttgatttttgtaattAAGTGAAAGATGAGGATAAATAAGTACCTAGTGGAATGCACATAATCCATGGCTTCACCCGTTAGCTGTGGATCTCGGTACCTCCTTCAATTACCAtgagcctcttggctgcttctctgattaatgcttgTAATGTTTAGGAGGAGGTTaccaggtttttgtttttaaaagaatttgaaaacctttatgttgatctgtcacataaaattccaattaaatacattaaatcagTCTGTGGTTGGAAAAAGCTTAAGGGTTATTTTTGCAACAATATAATGCATTTTCTCCTTTACACGGTGGTTCAGAGTAAGGAGGACACTTAACCTCTGCTGAGAATAGAGTACGGTATGCATATGGGGTCTGAAGTTGAAGGTGTTTCTCCCTGTGGACAGCTGTAATGCACACAAGGAGAAAGGCAGTGAAGCTTAGCCCAGTATATTTTACTGCAGCTGAGACCACATGATTCCTCCAAGGTGATTGGACGACGAAATGCACGCAGTGTTCCTAAAAGCTGCATCCAGGGCACAGATACCATAAAGTTCTAATGACCTCAACCTCTTTCCTTTCAGTCGTCCTCCCGCTGCGCCTATTGTCTCTTGTGCATCCCCAGCCTGTTCTTTTCCTCATTTCACCCTACATGCTCCCCATTCTGCAGCAATAACCTGCCTCTCCCCTGAGATTTGGACGTTAGGAAGAGACGTACAGCTCACCCCCCAGGATTTCTCATTACCGTCTTCATCTGTTGTTTGTCTACAACACGAGCAAACAAAACGCTGCTGAATGTCTGCAGCTGTCCTTACGTGCACTGAAGATGAAGTCCGAGGCGATGTCAAAGGGTTGGATCTGGATGTCGTACATGGAGAACGTGATGCCCTTCTGGTGATCGCTCGAGATGAGGGTGACGGTCTGCTGAGCCGTGCACACGTAGGAGCGCCCGGCTGGGGTCACTAGGGCCGAGAGCTTGTGGGTGCTGGCTGTGTGCTTTCCAGCTATCGACCGAGAGAGAGACGgactttttaataaaaggaaacaaatggcACTGAGACGGGTTTTGAAAGTGCTTGTTTCAATAGAATgttgaaatttgaaataaagctgTAATAGTTTAATGTCAAGGGGAAAATATGGGCTTGATCAGTTGTATTATAGACAcaacaaaatgattcaaataagatttttttcatgCTAAAATGACTACTTAGATTTTTCTGTTAGACATGTTGATAAATGCAACGACGTTGATAGGGCTTCAATATGGTTAATGTGAATAATATGactaaagaaataataaatacgataactgtaaaatataaatcaatacaaagaaaatggttaaaaatgtatgtttcacATTCAAAAGCTTTGATTAAAGATTTTTGTGTTCTAAACCTTCCAGTGGTatgtaaataaatgtctgaGAACTTCCTAAATCTCCGCATGAGTCTGTCCTTAACTCCACCGGATAGACTGCAGAATAAATGCGGCCAAGCTGCGATCATCAGTGGGGCCGCAGGGTGGAAAGGAGCCGCTGTATTGTGCTGCTGCGGAAGGGATACTCACGGTTGTATGCGTTGATGAAGTGCGAGGTCTCCGAGGTGTCGTAGACGAACTGAATTTTGTTGACCTTCCACACCTCAATACCCTTTTCGCGGAACTCCTAGATAAAAACACGCCAGAGTCAACACGCTGGCGTGGATTGTGCCATCCAGGACCCGACATTCCCAAGTGCTCAAGAATACAAGTCCAGTTGCTTCCTGCTCAAGCACTCAGGAATGCAGGAGTCAAGGTTGGCGTGCGCACTCAGAGGATTTCTGTGGGGAGATTTCTCTACAAGTTTTAGTGAGGAAATTATGAATAAAGGTAACTTTTTCTATTCTTTAATCATATAAAAAAGTTAACTACTCAGTTCTGTAGTGTATTTTCTGTTTGCCGTTGATGCACCTTTGAGAAGTAAATGCGGAGGATGTAGGCGTTGTTCTTCCAAGAGATGTGGATCTCTGAGTCGGTGCTCCCACATTTCCCCTCGATTTCTGCCCCCCGGGGCAGCGTGAAAGAAGCCTGCTCTGTGATgagctataaataaataaaataaataaatacgtaTTAATAAAATTGGTCTGTAATCACTAAGTGGTATAAGAAACCTTTTTAGTTCAGCAGTTTATGCACTGCTGCAAAAACTGCTTTTCATTGTTGCAATTTAAATGTATCCACAAATTCATCTTGACATGAATTAAGATAAATTTGAATATATCTAATATTTACTCCAGTTTTCAGTGCGTCAGGCTTATTTTAAGCACAGCTTGATccagaaaaaacccccaaaacaaatcttgaacatttttatgcagcGTGCATGTGTTTCTCTCTTATTTTGAGCAGCTAAAATGAGAATTAAAATGCACGCGAGGGAAATCCTTACGTCTATCCCATTAAGCGCGAGCACGTCATATGGCACGAGGAATTTGGCGGCGAACTCCACCATCAGGCACGTCGTTCCGTTCTCGCGGACCGCGAAGATGGCTTTGTCCGGGTTGTCCGAGAGCCCGGACAGGTTCTCCCCCTCCTGCTCCGCCAGCACCGCGGGCAGCGCCAGCACACCTGATAACAGCAGAAGCACACCCCGTGGAGAAAAGAGCCTGGTGTCCGCCGGGCCACAAATGGTTGGCACACACTCATGCGCACAAGCGGCTACAAAACATGCAGaatcagcagaaaacagaaggaCTGATCAGAGGTGAGGAGAGGAGTGAAGTCAACATCTACGTAACACTAAAAGTAAAATCTGCAGCATCGGGGGAGCAACAGCTCACTCACCCCTCAAACATCAGTTTGCAGCACTTTACAATAGTAAGAAGgacaaaattttttttgccaactcATGAAGATGAAAGAACACATGCACCTTATGAGGCACGCACACATGCAGTTGTTGCATGCGCGTGCACGTGTCCGCTCCGCAGAGCGTAGTCACGACATTCCGACAGACACTCGAACACACTCACGCTCttaccacacacacaaagcagcaAAAGTCCAGCGCTTTCCTTGGTGCTGAAACTGAGCCGCCCCATTGCTACCAGCTTCCCCGGCGctgggagagagaaaaaaaaggggggctGACTGACTGGGCAGTCTGGGCTGAACCCgcgaaaagaaaagagaaacgcGGACAGGGAGGGGAGactgagagaaagaaagagagagaggggggaaggAGAGAAAGCGAGGGAAGAGGGCTGTCTCTTCTTATCGCCAAGAAGTGACGCTCAGATGAACGTGAATGCACCAAAAGATGCCCCGAGATTGGCTGCGAGATCCGGCACCGACGAGTTCCATCTGTCCGAACCGACCTCCCCCACTCCTTCAAGGTGGACAGGTGTCAACCCGGTGACAACTGCAAGTCCGAACCGCCTCTACATATCATCAGCCACAAATAATGATCCTCCTTCGTTGAAAGTCAGAAACTTGTCTCCTGCGTGGCAGCGGCGGCAGCTACTCCTGCAGTGCTGTAGGCTCCATCTCTGCGATAGCAGCTGGAGGTTCAGCTGAAATGATGCATGTCTAGAGGGAAACGCCGACAACtccccctctctccctcccctcCACTGAAAACCTCCACTCCCTCAAGGTTGAAGCTCGGTGTGTTAGTGAGGGCTGACACCAGATGGTTAgacttgcataaaaaaaaaaaaaaaaaacactaaagccTTAAAATGATGTTTCAATAAACGCAaacgactttttttttttttttttttaaatcacaccaTATTGTCATTACTGACTGCTAACACAAATCAGATCTTTATTTTAGCTCTTTACTACAGTTACACTAATCCATCTCGGAGATCGGAACCGACCTATTTTCCATAAATTTGCTCTGACTGACAATCCACTGATCAGATCCTGACAAATGCCGACTTTACACTTTTTTGagttcagtaaaaaataaaaaaatagaggtCGGCACGTTTtgatgaataaatgtaaatcaTAAATGTATTCCTATCTCCATCAAGCAACCAGCCGCTCAAATTTCCGCTGTTATGCATTACAGTTCTTCAAATGAAAAGACGTCAGACTGGATGAAACCACAATTATGgcagaattaaaagaaaaaactccatAGAGACTGATGTATCTCCATGGATGTTCAATAACTAATAGTATCTATCACTATTATACATTTATTGAACACCCTAAGAACACGAAGAAGTCACCAATTtttactaaagtattttttaaacaaacttctcCGCCACTTAAATATGGATGCGTAAGTCACGCAAAAACATTATTACGTAACATAGCAGTCCTTTCCCCCCTTTTGCACATGGCGCGCGGTCTTAAGAGTTTGTCTGTCTGAACTGAAAGTCAAACTCGCACTTAACGGAACTGATGCTGTCGATGCTGGGCGTGCTGTCCACCTGCGGATGCCTCGTCTTCTGGGGGAAGGTTTCTGATCGCGGGATGCGGCCTAAAGTCGGCAACGGATTCTGTTCCAGATCTCCAACGACTTTCTTGAACTCCGGGGAGGTAAATCTTCGGAAGAGTTTATTAGTCAATGCTGAGAAAGTTGTTGGAGTCGAGGCAGAAGCTGTTGTGGCAAACGGAAGTGGTTCGGTGAAGCTCATCGACTCTTTGCGCCTCCTTACCGTCCTGGATTTACGCACAGGCACCAGAGTGCGCTCTGGAAGTGTGGGGCTAAGCATACTGGTTGGCAGACTGCATCGTTTCCTATAGTAGCGCTCGTTAAATTTTCCCACGCGGAAAGATTTCTCCCTTCCCTCTCTCAGTCTCACGTTTGTTGGGAAGAATGGGAGTCAGTAAGATGCCAAGAGTGGATGGCGCACAGGGATGCGGCATGTTTCTGTTTGGCTGGGGGGAGAAGAAAATGGACTTTTCAGCGTCACGGCCGTTTAAGAGAGGGGGCAAGTGATGAGTAGAGGAGGGCATCTTTTCCTGGAAGGTGCATTGTTTAGAAATGGGTTGATTGTAAATCCCTGGTCGGGGCACGGGAGTGCGTGCTCCAAAGAAGATCATATCCTGTGGACCCAAAGaggatttattattttctctttcaaactCCATCGGTGGCAAACGGCTGGGCTTTATCTGAGGCATTGATTGCAAGGTACAACTGTGAGACATTTCTGCACGGCCACTCATTTTGAGGACTTCAAGTTTACTGGCTAAACAATCAACTTTTCCCTCAAACTTGCCTTCATCAGCCTCACGGCTCCTCTTAGAGATATTGGTAAGCGCAGAAATGCACTCTGTGTGACCGAGGAACTTTGCCACTTCAACTGCAGAGTTGCCAGCTTTATTCTGCCTGTCTATCCGCAGACCTAACCTCTTGAAGGCTCTCACCAAAAACTCAACAACTAAGGTGTGATCCGCTACAGCCGCGTACATCAACGGGGTGTTTCCCCACGAGTCCAGGATCTCTGGATCTGCGCCGTTCTGGACCAGGATCTTAACCGCGTCCAGGTAGCCCTTCTCGCAGGCGTAGCTGAGCGCTGTGCGTCCGTTCCCATCTTGGTGGTTAACACTGGCCCCTCTGTGCAGCAGAAGCTCTATGAACTTACATCGGGTCTGGCTGTCGGGCAGCAGAACGGAAGAGATGAGGGGCGTCTGTGCGCCGTCCGCTGTGGAGTCAACGATTTCCCCATCCAGCGCGTCCAGAACAAACCTGGCCAAGTGGACTTTATCCTTGGACATCGCGTCCAGGAGGATTTTTGTGCCCGTCTGCCCAGTAGTTTTGAGCATGTTTCTTCAACAAAACCAAGGTtcaactaaaaaataaactcatgtcTGCTTGTCTGCTTCCGGGGAAAGCGTCCCGACAGACCCAGGGATCCTAATATATAGTAGGCTAGAGAAAGCGAGATTTCCCGGGGAGCAACTCGAGCATAATTATCGGGCTTTGTTCTGCTTTCTAATGGAAATACGatgtttataataataaagagaCTCTGCGATGGAGCGGCCGGTGCTTGAGGGGCGCTGGCATATAAATTCACTCCACACTTGTTGAATGAGATGAAGGAACATAAATTTGGAAAGTAAATAGGAGCGTGTGCTGTCCACTCTCACCGCCTTTGGGTCTGGGGACATCAGATCACCATGAGCTTGAACGGTTACAAAACCAACTTCGGCATTTATTTTTCCGATTTTACTTGATGCAAAGTAATGCATAGCTGAAGTGGAAAATGAGACACtgtacaaatattttctatacTACATACTAATTTGAAAAGGGTGGCGCGCATTTTTTTCACCGATCTTTTTCAGacaattttgtaattgcagATGGAAGTCTTTGGTATGTCTGTACCAGTTTTTCACAGcatttttgaaaactatttgaaaataCTGTAGTTCAGTTAGATCAGATGgattttctgacattaaacGTTCACATCTTCCTACAGATTCAGACTTAGAATAACTCAAACATAAATATGCACACTCAAATTCTGCAGTTAAATCAACACTATGCAAAGTCTATTTGGTCCTTTTCAGTATTGGCATGAATTTACCCATTTCAACTGTTCAAAATTATTCCTTTTCTTGTTGAAATAACCCTGAAAGAGTTAAATTAATGCCAATACTAAAAAGGACCAAATAGACTTTGCATAGTGTTGATTTAACTGCAGAATTCcagcattttattgtttctctggCTGTATATTCCTTTTAAACACCCCACCTCagtcatgttttcttcttttttttgcagtcaCTAATAGGTTTTCTTCCTCTGTGCTTTCTGAAGAAAAGCTTCTCATCAAGCTGAGGTGGTGTGTTCAACGAATGTGTTGGTTCAACACAACCAGTTCTAGTTTACAGTTGCAATATAGGGAAGAAAGTCCTAAGTGGGTCTGTAATTCTGTTCTTTCTGActtgtgaatctctgcagctcctccagagttaccattggcctcttggctgcttgtCTTGGTTTGTAGGTCAGATGTGAAACCCTCACATCTGACCTTTTTCACACAagatctgtttttataaaaagatttaattagaCACAGGTAAACGCTATTTAAtataattaggtgacttctgactTGCAATTTTCTTGCATTGAATTCATTTTAGGGCTACTGGAGAAAGGGGAGTTTGATTACAAATGCATTCCTCAGTTCTAAttagaaaatgtatatatttccacttcacaaatatgtTAGTTACATAAAATTCCCACTTAAGTTTGTAACTTAAGTGtgataaaatgtgcaaaagttaAAGGAGTGTGATTACTTTATCAAGGCCCTGTACAATAGACAAGGACACAAATCAGCCAAAggtaaatgtcttgtttttacaCCTGGATTTATTGATACACGTACTATAAAACAGTATTAAAGGAGCTGGATAACAACAGTATTGTTAATGCTATAAGTTCAACAGtacaatataaatacaaaaacacacacagaatgTCTGTTGACAAGCTACAATTCAAATAGAAAACAGATATACAGTAGAAACTAAGGAAATGAAATCAGGGATGTTGCtctgcaaaaataatgtttttgtttcttttaggaCAAACTCAAAATCCAAGGTTACAAGTTTtcacacaacagaaacaactaGTGCAAAAAAGCCTCTAACATAATAATCTTAAACTACACATTatctaatatatatttatttatatgtaccTTCATACAAATAACCCCTTAATTTGGCATTTTatcattcataaaataatttaaacatccTAGCAGACACTGAGTGGCACATCTGAAAGCGAtggaataaactttaaaagcactttttactcatttttatcTCTGTTCTAGATATGTAGTGAGCTTTAGATTGTGTGATGTGGTGCAGTGaagggaaacaaaacaaaaggataaaaaaaaagaggccaGTGGTTGATAAATGTCCTTCCCCAACATGACAGTCTGTCCCCAAGCTCTTAAAAGAAAGAACACTGGTCAGAAAGACAAGTCATTTAAGTACATTCCAGCAGAATATATACATAAACATCTCTTCTACCATTATTTATTACAgcagaataaaacaggaaaaaaaaaaaaattctctatAAAAGGCCAAAATCCCAACAAGAGCTCGTGTCcccctttaacattttatattaagTCTTTGTATCATTTGGGTAAACATTTGAATGCTATTTCTTTTCTGTATTCATGTTGGTCAGGGTTGTAGATAAAAGCCATCTATAAACCCACAAACAGTATTCTGGTGCAATTAGGCTCGATTTTAAAGGGAGTTTTAAGTCTACAAACTAAAACAAGTGTGTAATGCAAAACAAAGTTCCACTTTATCTTGAAATAGCCTTTATTGCCTCtggtaatataaaaaaaaaagaaagaaaaaaaaaggtataaaaacACACCACTTTTTGGTTACTTCTTTCTGTATTTGACCCTCTGGTTGGGTCACCTTTAGACaaaaggtaacactttatttgacaggttgtgaataagactgtcatgacaccgtcataaacatgacataacaacctgtcatgaacatgagtgaGTCTTAACGAATATtaatgactgttgtcataaagtgtcatttggtaaatcacgacacttttaatacaaagttgacattattcaaaatgtctttgttatgacaacttgacattaaccaagaaatcatgatcggacataaatttgttataaaagtattactgattaaactttaaaaattatgttgctttatattattatgatttcttggttaatgtcaattTGTCATAAAGAccttttgaataatgtcaactttgtattaaaaatgtcatgatttaccaaatgacaccttatgacaacagtcataaagtgtcatgaagacttactcatgttcatgacaggttgTTTTgccatgtttatgacggtgtcatgacagtcttattcacaacctgtCAAAGTGTTACCAGACAAAATTATCTCtagatctttttattttagggGGGTGAGGGGGGGTGAATTTACTTTTGCATAGTACATATGATCCTGTGGCCCCACAGGATTTATACAGTCAtactcaataaattagaatctGTGATACAGCTTCATTTGACAGATTGAAAGTAGCTTTAGAAAATTAGCAACCTTTTAATCAGATGTTAAATTGTTCTTTTCTGGGTTTTGATTGGCTGCaggtggaaaatcatcataattaacaaagGTTGAAGCATTAGTGCGTCTCACTTGGTGAAccgagttactaaaataaatagtaactttttgataatattctaatttattgaatatgagaGAGATGTATTCAGCTGGAATCTGATAAATGAAGTCTGTGCGAAAGTTATTGCACCATCTATTTGACTTTCTGTATCAAATAgtaaatcaacataaaaatctgactGAATATTAGTAATAACTGATGTGATTAATTACCCGTCATCCCTTTACAGGTATCCAACTCAACTAGACATCAATATTGGTGAGGAAGGGGTCCTCTCTCTAAGAGTTACCTTTTAATAGTTTGGTTTTTTAAGATACATTCTTACTGAAAGACATAGAAACATACAGTAGTGCACTGCTACATTTCCCACATTGAACAACCTATCATATACAAAGTGCTCAGGACAGGACTGGTGGTGTGTGTACAGTGTATTTCACAAAGTTTATTCACTTGTGCTGGAGTAACAAAGTCGAACAACTCCTCTCCCCTCTTTACACACGGAAACTGTGAGTTTATTGGGtgccaattaaaacaaaacaggaataGATATCTGCTGTGTGTGAACCATGATGCATGTGTGTGCTTGATTCTACCAACAGCTGAAGCTTTTACCGTGTAGAAAACTCACTGAAGTCAACGACCC
Proteins encoded in this window:
- the lamp5 gene encoding lysosome-associated membrane glycoprotein 5, with protein sequence MGRLSFSTKESAGLLLLCVCGVLALPAVLAEQEGENLSGLSDNPDKAIFAVRENGTTCLMVEFAAKFLVPYDVLALNGIDLITEQASFTLPRGAEIEGKCGSTDSEIHISWKNNAYILRIYFSKEFREKGIEVWKVNKIQFVYDTSETSHFINAYNPGKHTASTHKLSALVTPAGRSYVCTAQQTVTLISSDHQKGITFSMYDIQIQPFDIASDFIFSAPYQCITDQREHLEEILPLILGLILGLIIIITLTIYHFHLKLTANQPQLPRDRSMYKNM
- the LOC114158367 gene encoding ankyrin repeat and KH domain-containing protein 1-like is translated as MLKTTGQTGTKILLDAMSKDKVHLARFVLDALDGEIVDSTADGAQTPLISSVLLPDSQTRCKFIELLLHRGASVNHQDGNGRTALSYACEKGYLDAVKILVQNGADPEILDSWGNTPLMYAAVADHTLVVEFLVRAFKRLGLRIDRQNKAGNSAVEVAKFLGHTECISALTNISKRSREADEGKFEGKVDCLASKLEVLKMSGRAEMSHSCTLQSMPQIKPSRLPPMEFERENNKSSLGPQDMIFFGARTPVPRPGIYNQPISKQCTFQEKMPSSTHHLPPLLNGRDAEKSIFFSPQPNRNMPHPCAPSTLGILLTPILPNKRETERGKGEIFPRGKI